Proteins from a genomic interval of Phenylobacterium sp. LH3H17:
- a CDS encoding sensor histidine kinase produces MPQGPKKPKWGARQLRLAIDAAGVAMWSWNVDTDMITMDDHAFELWGVSQSPDVTFEDLSAHIHPADRDRVRAAFAATRAISGPYEIDFRIMVGRDARWVSARGQGDDADIEGRVMFGVFLDVTGRKQAEEGNELLAGEMSHRVKNLLTIATALTAITSRSATTAPEMAKDLTHRLTALGRAHDLVRPLPGKPERGALLGDLLSVLLAPYDDMGAFSGRIRVSVPRMAVGESAATTLAMVLHELATNSLKYGALSCAEGTLDVSCDSSGESVAVVWTEQGGPEVVAAKAPGGFGGKLLQRGMDDLGGKAEVAWLRTGVVVTLHMSADRLRS; encoded by the coding sequence ATGCCGCAAGGCCCAAAGAAGCCGAAGTGGGGCGCCCGGCAGTTGCGTCTTGCCATCGACGCCGCCGGCGTCGCGATGTGGTCGTGGAACGTCGACACCGACATGATCACGATGGATGATCACGCCTTTGAGCTTTGGGGCGTGTCGCAGAGTCCCGACGTAACATTTGAGGACCTGTCTGCTCACATTCATCCGGCTGATCGCGACCGGGTTCGCGCCGCCTTCGCCGCCACGCGAGCGATTTCCGGACCCTATGAGATCGACTTTCGGATCATGGTCGGACGCGACGCCCGCTGGGTGTCAGCCCGCGGCCAGGGCGACGACGCCGACATCGAGGGGCGCGTCATGTTCGGGGTCTTCCTGGACGTCACCGGCCGCAAGCAGGCCGAGGAGGGCAATGAGTTGCTCGCCGGCGAGATGAGCCATCGGGTGAAGAACCTGCTCACCATCGCCACCGCGCTCACCGCGATCACATCGCGCTCTGCGACCACCGCGCCGGAGATGGCGAAGGACCTTACGCACAGGCTTACCGCCTTGGGTCGGGCACATGATCTCGTGCGGCCTCTTCCCGGCAAGCCCGAACGCGGCGCGCTGCTGGGCGACCTGCTTTCGGTCCTCCTGGCGCCCTACGACGACATGGGAGCCTTTAGCGGACGCATCCGGGTGTCCGTCCCACGCATGGCGGTAGGAGAGAGCGCAGCTACGACGCTGGCCATGGTCCTGCATGAACTCGCCACGAACTCCCTCAAATACGGCGCGCTATCGTGCGCGGAGGGAACCCTGGATGTCTCCTGCGACTCGTCGGGTGAGAGCGTCGCTGTCGTCTGGACGGAGCAAGGGGGCCCGGAAGTTGTCGCCGCCAAAGCCCCGGGTGGCTTTGGCGGCAAACTCTTGCAGCGCGGCATGGATGATCTTGGCGGCAAGGCGGAGGTGGCTTGGCTAAGGACTGGGGTCGTCGTCACACTTCATATGTCTGCTGACCGGCTGAGGTCATGA
- a CDS encoding patatin-like phospholipase family protein, which translates to MPPEALEDVFAAEASLMSLAGGTQLVAAGETAQALYRLTVGRLAEVEPTAGGGGGRLLAVHRPGALIGGAQLLGDGRHATTVTALRDSELQAIPAERAQALLRDRPAFLEEVARAALTRMRTSEPGDRRKSSILGFVAVCDSVDMRDLAERLAVAMRALGAEVAVLGAEAEDSEASYLQALEMENDFILMAAEHRNADFTSYCSRQIDRLILVAGAETPLPEGPIPFVTAAIRNQRLLDVILVQPAGARRPRNSDRWLDAAPASRLFQIRAGDEADVARLARIYTGNSIGLALSGGGARAYAHVGVARALAELRVPIDFVGGTSMGAIVAAGVAMGWDDAEMDRRIREAFVDSSPLSDIAFPILALTRGRMVDHRLKTHFADVQISDLWRPFTCVSTDLTVGGARIHRRGSLRRALRASLSLPGILPPVVEKGHVLVDGSLVRNLPVDLVREQHDGVTIGVDVASADGLKAGDLRLQPPGWRWFASGAWLRGPPIVSVLIRSATLPSVASMALTRDDLFVIAPEVEDIGLQDWKTYDTAVSAGYEAAMAVADQLSALRR; encoded by the coding sequence ATGCCGCCCGAAGCCCTCGAAGATGTCTTCGCCGCTGAGGCCTCGCTGATGTCGCTGGCGGGTGGGACGCAGCTCGTGGCCGCGGGCGAAACAGCTCAGGCGCTTTACAGGCTTACGGTCGGACGCCTCGCCGAGGTCGAACCGACGGCCGGCGGCGGCGGCGGGCGTCTCTTGGCGGTGCATCGGCCCGGCGCCCTCATCGGCGGGGCCCAGCTTCTGGGGGATGGCCGCCACGCGACAACGGTGACCGCCCTGCGCGACTCCGAGCTACAGGCGATCCCGGCCGAACGCGCCCAAGCCCTGCTGCGGGACCGACCCGCCTTCCTTGAGGAGGTGGCCCGAGCCGCGCTGACGCGCATGAGGACGTCCGAACCTGGCGACCGGCGCAAGAGCTCCATCCTGGGGTTCGTGGCGGTCTGCGACAGTGTCGACATGCGCGATCTCGCCGAACGCCTGGCCGTGGCGATGCGCGCCCTGGGCGCCGAAGTCGCGGTTCTGGGCGCCGAGGCGGAAGACAGCGAGGCGTCCTATCTCCAGGCCCTGGAGATGGAAAACGATTTTATCCTGATGGCCGCCGAGCACCGGAACGCCGATTTCACGTCCTACTGCAGCCGTCAGATCGACCGACTGATCCTCGTGGCGGGCGCCGAGACGCCCCTGCCCGAGGGGCCTATCCCGTTTGTGACGGCGGCGATCCGCAACCAGCGCCTGCTCGATGTCATCCTCGTCCAGCCAGCTGGCGCGCGGCGCCCTCGCAATTCAGACCGTTGGCTCGACGCGGCGCCTGCCTCCCGGTTGTTCCAAATCCGGGCCGGCGACGAGGCAGACGTGGCGCGTCTGGCGCGCATCTACACCGGCAACTCGATCGGACTGGCGCTGTCAGGAGGCGGCGCGAGGGCTTACGCCCATGTCGGCGTCGCCCGGGCGCTGGCGGAGCTGCGCGTGCCCATCGATTTCGTCGGCGGCACCTCCATGGGAGCCATTGTCGCCGCGGGCGTGGCCATGGGCTGGGACGACGCCGAGATGGACCGGCGCATCCGTGAGGCGTTCGTGGACTCCAGTCCCCTGTCGGATATCGCCTTCCCCATCCTGGCCCTGACCCGCGGGCGCATGGTGGATCACCGCCTGAAGACCCACTTCGCCGACGTCCAGATCAGCGACCTGTGGCGGCCCTTCACCTGCGTGTCCACCGATCTGACCGTCGGCGGCGCACGCATTCACCGCCGGGGATCGCTTCGCCGCGCCCTGCGAGCGTCCCTGTCCCTGCCCGGCATACTGCCGCCGGTGGTGGAGAAGGGTCATGTGCTGGTGGACGGCTCGCTGGTGCGCAACCTGCCAGTGGATCTCGTCCGCGAACAGCACGACGGGGTGACGATCGGGGTCGACGTAGCCAGCGCCGATGGGCTGAAGGCGGGCGACCTGAGACTCCAGCCTCCCGGCTGGCGCTGGTTCGCTTCAGGGGCCTGGCTCAGGGGCCCCCCGATCGTCTCCGTGCTGATCCGCTCGGCCACCCTGCCGAGCGTCGCGAGCATGGCCCTCACGCGTGACGACCTGTTTGTGATCGCCCCAGAGGTCGAAGATATCGGGCTTCAGGACTGGAAGACCTACGACACGGCCGTATCGGCCGGCTATGAGGCTGCAATGGCTGTTGCCGATCAACTGTCGGCATTGAGGCGTTGA
- a CDS encoding SDR family oxidoreductase encodes MSQTFQNLLPIADGGAVVITGAASGIGLAAARRFAALGLPVVLADQSGEKLRAAETSIREAGGRVAAVPTDVSKPSDLERLRDLTHSHFGDVGVLMLNAGTGANPGVTWQNQDAWRALMEVNFWGVLNGAQAFLPAMIESGRAGYVIATGSKQGITTPPGNPAYNVSKAAVKAYTEAMQHELRNTAGCRISAHLLIPGFTFTGMTGGGLVTQKPAAAWTADQVIEFMLESLGRGDFYILCPDNDVSRETDEKRMAWAIGDPIENRPPLSRWHPDWQDRFAAFMASQSN; translated from the coding sequence ATGAGCCAAACGTTCCAGAACCTCCTCCCGATCGCAGACGGCGGAGCCGTGGTGATCACCGGCGCCGCGAGCGGCATCGGCCTAGCGGCCGCACGGCGCTTTGCGGCCCTCGGACTTCCCGTCGTCCTGGCCGATCAGTCCGGCGAGAAATTGCGGGCTGCGGAGACTTCTATTCGCGAGGCAGGGGGGCGCGTCGCCGCCGTGCCAACTGATGTGTCAAAGCCTTCCGACCTCGAGCGACTGAGGGACCTGACACACAGCCACTTCGGCGATGTCGGGGTGCTGATGCTGAATGCCGGAACCGGCGCCAACCCAGGCGTCACCTGGCAGAACCAAGACGCTTGGCGCGCTTTGATGGAGGTCAACTTCTGGGGCGTGCTGAACGGGGCGCAAGCCTTCCTGCCCGCCATGATAGAAAGTGGTCGCGCTGGATACGTGATCGCCACCGGCTCAAAGCAAGGCATCACCACCCCGCCAGGCAACCCGGCCTATAACGTCTCGAAAGCCGCCGTGAAGGCGTACACTGAAGCGATGCAGCATGAATTACGCAACACAGCCGGATGCCGCATCAGCGCCCACCTCTTGATCCCCGGCTTCACCTTCACCGGCATGACCGGCGGAGGCCTCGTCACTCAGAAGCCGGCCGCCGCCTGGACGGCCGACCAGGTGATCGAGTTCATGCTGGAGAGCCTCGGGCGAGGCGATTTCTATATCCTCTGCCCCGACAACGATGTGTCGCGTGAGACCGACGAGAAGCGGATGGCGTGGGCCATTGGCGACCCGATCGAAAACCGTCCTCCGCTCTCTCGCTGGCATCCGGATTGGCAGGACCGCTTCGCCGCGTTCATGGCGAGCCAATCTAACTGA
- a CDS encoding TIGR02281 family clan AA aspartic protease, whose amino-acid sequence MSVTSLPEWQQLALYALGAAALLTLAFNLPHVGRFIRAAVSFAVLAFAVFLLLQQAPYDPRLAWLRSSLGLDRQQVSGDELRISMSGDGHFWANATLNGVTRRMLIDSGATVSALSSATATEAGVKPDDALVPVRVRTASGLVEARIATLETLSLGPLEARDLKVVVSPGLQGVDVLGMNFLSELGSWRVEGRTLILTPPAASPEP is encoded by the coding sequence ATGTCGGTCACGAGCCTCCCGGAATGGCAGCAGCTTGCCCTATACGCGCTCGGCGCCGCAGCGCTCCTGACCCTGGCCTTCAACCTTCCTCACGTCGGCCGTTTCATTCGGGCCGCCGTGTCGTTCGCGGTCCTGGCGTTCGCCGTCTTCCTGTTGCTGCAGCAGGCGCCTTACGATCCGAGGCTCGCCTGGCTGCGATCGTCCTTGGGCCTCGACCGGCAGCAGGTCTCAGGCGACGAGCTGCGGATCTCCATGTCGGGTGATGGCCACTTCTGGGCGAACGCGACCTTGAACGGCGTCACGCGGCGCATGCTCATCGACAGCGGCGCGACGGTTTCCGCGCTCTCGTCGGCAACCGCGACCGAGGCGGGCGTCAAGCCGGACGACGCCCTGGTTCCGGTCAGGGTGCGAACGGCCAGCGGCCTCGTCGAGGCCAGGATCGCGACGCTTGAAACCCTCTCCCTGGGCCCGCTTGAGGCCCGGGACCTGAAGGTGGTCGTCTCACCCGGCCTGCAGGGGGTGGACGTCCTGGGCATGAATTTCCTCTCCGAGCTCGGATCGTGGCGGGTGGAGGGGCGCACCCTCATCCTGACCCCGCCCGCCGCGTCGCCGGAACCCTGA
- a CDS encoding DDE-type integrase/transposase/recombinase: MRQGAEIGSTDSQEVGRWLNNRAENSNQPFRRRERAMERFRRMKTLQKFAAVHGTVHNHFNQERTSSAETSTANDAQPPWLSGAR; this comes from the coding sequence GTGCGCCAGGGGGCAGAGATCGGCAGCACCGACAGTCAGGAGGTGGGCCGCTGGCTCAACAACCGGGCGGAGAACTCAAACCAGCCGTTCCGACGACGAGAGCGGGCCATGGAGCGATTTCGGAGGATGAAGACGCTCCAGAAATTCGCTGCCGTGCACGGCACGGTCCATAACCACTTCAACCAGGAGCGCACCTCATCAGCCGAGACCTCTACCGCAAACGACGCTCAGCCGCCCTGGCTGAGTGGCGCGCGGTGA